In one Gossypium hirsutum isolate 1008001.06 chromosome D09, Gossypium_hirsutum_v2.1, whole genome shotgun sequence genomic region, the following are encoded:
- the LOC107921204 gene encoding 40S ribosomal protein S5, producing the protein MATAIAAPANASLQDPAKSHPDVKLFNRWSFEEVQVSDISLSDYIGVQPSKHATYVPHTAGRYSVKRFRKAQCPIVERLTNSLMMHGRNNGKKLMAVRIVKHAMEIIYLLTDQNPIQVIIDAIINSGPREDATRIGSAGVVRRQAVDISPIRRVNQAIYLLTTGARESAFRNIKTIAECLADELINAAKGSSNSYAIKKMDEIERVAKANR; encoded by the exons ATGGCGACAGCCATTGCAGCCCCTGCCAACGCCTCACTGCAAGACCCAGCCAAGTCTCACCCTGACGTCAAGCTCTTCAATCGCTGGAGCTTCGAGGAAGTTCaa gtTTCTGATATCTCTTTGAGTGACTACATTGGTGTTCAACCTTCCAAACATGCAACCTATGTGCCACACACTGCTGGGAGGTACTCAGTTAAGCGTTTTAGAAAGGCTCAGTGCCCCATTGTTGAGAGGCTTACTAACTCATTGATGATGCATGGCCGAAACAATGGAAAGAAACTTATGGCAGTCAGGATTGTGAAGCATGCTATGGAAATTATTTATCTCCTGACTGATCAGAACCCAATTCAAGTCATTATTGATGCCATTATCAACAG TGGACCTCGTGAAGATGCTACTCGTATTGGTTCTGCTGGTGTTGTGAGGCGTCAGGCTGTTGATATTTCTCCTATTCGTCGAGTGAATCAGGCCATCTATCTCCTCACCACTGGTGCTCGTGAGTCTGCATTCAGAAACATTAAAACTATCGCTGAATGTTTGGCTGATGAGCTTATTAACGCAGCAAAGGGATCATCTAACAG CTATGCCATCAAGAAGATGGACGAAATCGAGAGAGTTGCCAAGGCCAATCGTTGA